GTGGATGTTCAGCCGGGATGCCTGGGCCTGAATGGCTTCTATGACGACGGGGTTGCAGTGCCCAACGTGCGGCACGTTGTTGTAGGCATCGAGATACGTCCGTCCGGTCACGTCTGTAGCCCAGACTCCTTTGGCCGATACCAAGGCAATCGGTTCGTCATAAAAGAGCGGGGAATGGATGCCCAGTGTCTTCAGCCTTCGCTCCAGCAGGCTGGATGCAGAGCTTTCGGTCTGCTGGGAGACGGAATTTCGATTTTTTGTGTGAGGCATTATTTCTCCGTTTCGGGCATGAAAAATTAGCCCAGCAATTGCGAGCGGATCACGAGGCGCAGGGCGCCGAATATTGTTAGGGCCGCCGGAGCAGTGACACTACGACGTCGGAAGGTGGGGACGGCGCATCAGCGCCCCGCTGACACTCGGGAAGCGGAGTAATTCCGCGCCATCTTCAGGACCACCGGAATGATTTGGCTGATGATGAACTCGGAAGTTTCGTCCCCTCGTCTCGTCGAGGCCCAGCCCATGTACGTCAGGCCACGCGAGAGCAGCATCGCGTCCCAAATCTTCATCTGTTCCTGGGGCAGCGCCCGGACGGACCGATAACCCTCTATCGCGCTGCGGCAGTAATCAGAATATTTCGGGTGGGGCAGGTAAAAGAAGAGCAGCGTGGCAAGGTCAAATAGATGCCACCCCTGACCAAAGTCATCAAAGTCGATAAGGACGCACTCTTCGTCGCGAACCAGAATGTTCTCCGGCGTGAAATCTGCGTGGATGACGCCATACCGATCTTTGCCAAATCCGAAGGAAATCAACTCGTCCTTGATTGCCCGCTTGACGTCGTGGAGCAGGACAACGTCTTGCTCTGAAAGCTCGCGAATATCGCACGGATCGCCCCACAGGGCCTGCTCACCGACCAAGCCTTCGATGTCCCAAGCCTGTCGGTCAAAATCCTTTCCGACGCCGATACCAGTCGCCTCGTTGTGAAACGCGCCGGCCAGCGCCCCGAGCCGGTGGAAGGTCTCGGGGCTGAGGCTGGAGCTACCATCAAAGGCTTCTACGACGTCGCCCAGAGGCGCTGCATCTTCCACCCAGACGAGTACGTCGATCTGATAGGTGAACCCATCGTTTCCCGCGATCAGGCAGAGCAGGTCCCCATCCGACGTCGGAAGAACCTCCGGGACGTCCACTCCTCGGCTCCTAAGCGAACGCAGGAATTCCAGTTCGCACGTGACCTCCGAATCCGAGCGGTATCCGGGGCGGTGAAGCCGCACGGCATAGGTGATTTTTCCTTCCGGGTAAATTCGGAAGACATAGTTCTCACGGTATTTGACGAACTCAATCGCCGTGTCCTCTTGAAAGCCGTACCGCCCAAGTGCCGCATGAACCGTGCGAACTGCATGTGCTTTGTCCAAAGTGGATCTCCCTTGATTCTAGGTCTGTGTGGTGGTCGATCTGGGCTGGCTGAGTAGCCTGCAGATTCGTTCCGTAACCCTCCTCTAGAAAAAGTGAACCACACCACATAGCCAAAATCTATACTCTGAGTACATTTTTTGATTCCAAAGGATAGAATGACTGCGGGGGTGCGGGCCAAGGTTCCTCCGGTAAAGGAAGGGACAGACCATGATGACGAAGATTTCCCCCACGGGGTCTCTCCGGGAACGACAACAGGTTCGGGCAAAGGATGACCTGTTGCTGGCCACGTTGGG
Above is a genomic segment from Arthrobacter sp. YN containing:
- a CDS encoding phosphotransferase enzyme family protein, which gives rise to MDKAHAVRTVHAALGRYGFQEDTAIEFVKYRENYVFRIYPEGKITYAVRLHRPGYRSDSEVTCELEFLRSLRSRGVDVPEVLPTSDGDLLCLIAGNDGFTYQIDVLVWVEDAAPLGDVVEAFDGSSSLSPETFHRLGALAGAFHNEATGIGVGKDFDRQAWDIEGLVGEQALWGDPCDIRELSEQDVVLLHDVKRAIKDELISFGFGKDRYGVIHADFTPENILVRDEECVLIDFDDFGQGWHLFDLATLLFFYLPHPKYSDYCRSAIEGYRSVRALPQEQMKIWDAMLLSRGLTYMGWASTRRGDETSEFIISQIIPVVLKMARNYSASRVSAGR